In Eubalaena glacialis isolate mEubGla1 chromosome 12, mEubGla1.1.hap2.+ XY, whole genome shotgun sequence, a single window of DNA contains:
- the DLL1 gene encoding delta-like protein 1 isoform X2, which produces MGRRCALALAVLSALLCQVWSSGVFELKLQEFVNKKGLLGNRNCCRGGAGPPPCACRTFFRVCLKHYQASVSPEPPCTYGSAVTPVLGVDSFSLPDGTGADPAFSNPIRFPFGFTWPGTFSLIIEALHTDSPDDLATENPERLISRLATQRHLTVGEEWSQDLHSSGRTDLKYSYRFVCDEHYFGEGCSVFCRPRDDAFGHFTCGERGEKVCNPGWKGQYCTEPICLPGCDEQHGFCDKPGECKVGWQGRYCDQCIRYPGCLHGTCQQPWQCNCQEGWGGLFCNQDLNYCTHHKPCKNGATCTNTGQGSYTCSCRPGYTGANCETEVDECSASPCRNGGSCTDLENSYSCTCPPGFYGRICELSAMVCADGPCFNGGRCSDNPKGGYTCRCPGGFSGFNCEKKMDSCSSSPCSNGAQCVDLGDAYVCRCQAGFSGRHCDDNVDDCASSPCANGGTCRDGVNEYSCTCPPGYTGRNCSAPISRCEHAPCHNGATCHERALRYLCECARGYGGPNCQFLLPELPPGPVVVDLTEQYVEGQAGPFPWVAVGAGVVLVLTLLLGCAAAVVCVRLRLQKRRPPADPCPAEAETMNNLANRQREKDVSVSVIGATQIKNTNEKADLHTEPGAEKNSLKACGPAVGCKLLQGRKGAAAPGEPPSQRDAKCQPQGSAGEEKSAPTLRGGEAAERKRPDSVYSTSKDTKYQSVYVISEEKDECVIATEV; this is translated from the exons ATGGGCCGGCGGTGCGCCCTGGCTCTCGCCGTGCTCTCGGCCCTGCTGTGCCAG GTCTGGAGCTCCGGGGTGTTCGAGCTGAAGCTGCAGGAGTTCGTCAACAAGAAGGGGCTGCTGGGGAACCGCAACTGCTGCCGCGGGGGCGCGGGGCCGCCGCCGTGCGCCTGCAGGACTTTCTTCCGCGTGTGCCTCAAGCACTACCAGGCCAGCGTGTCCCCCGAGCCTCCCTGCACCTACGGCAGCGCCGTCACGCCGGTGCTGGGCGTCGACTCCTTCAGCCTCCCGGACGGCACGGGCGCGGACCCCGCCTTCAGCAACCCCATCCGCTTCCCCTTTGGCTTCACCTGGCCG GGAACCTTCTCTCTGATCATTGAAGCTCTCCACACTGATTCTCCTGATGACCTCGCAACag AGAACCCGGAAAGACTCATCAGCCGCCTGGCCACGCAGAGGCACCTGACGGTGGGCGAGGAGTGGTCCCAGGACCTGCACAGCAGCGGCCGCACAGACCTCAAGTATTCCTACCGGTTTGTGTGTGACGAACACTACTTTGGGGAGGGCTGCTCCGTCTTCTGCCGCCCCCGCGACGACGCCTTCGGCCACTTCACCtgcggggagagaggggagaaagtCTGCAACCCTGGCTGGAAAGGCCAGTACTGCACTGAGC CCATCTGCTTGCCGGGGTGCGATGAGCAGCATGGGTTTTGTGACAAGCCCGGGGAATGCAA AGTGGGCTGGCAGGGCCGGTACTGTGACCAGTGCATTCGGTACCCCGGCTGTCTCCACGGCACCTGCCAGCAGCCCTGGCAATGCAACTGCCAGGAAGGCTGGGGGGGTCTTTTCTGCAACCAGG ACCTGAACTACTGCACACACCATAAGCCCTGCAAGAATGGGGCCACCTGCACCAACACGGGCCAGGGAAGCTACACTTGCTCTTGCAGGCCTGGGTACACGGGGGCCAACTGTGAGACGGAGGTGGACGAGTGCAGTGCCAGCCCCTGCAGGAATGGAGGGAGCTGCACG GACCTCGAGAACAGCTACTCCTGCACCTGCCCGCCTGGCTTCTACGGCAGGATCTGCGAGCTGAGTGCCATGGTGTGTGCCGACGGCCCCTGCTTCAACGGGGGACGGTGCTCGGACAACCCCAAGGGAGGGTACACCTGCCGCTGCCCTGGGGGCTTCTCTGGCTTTAACTGTGAGAAGAAAATGGATTCCTGCAGTTCCTCACCCTGTTCCAATG GTGCACAGTGCGTAGACCTTGGCGATGCTTACGTCTGCCGCTGCCAGGCCGGCTTCTCTGggaggcattgtgatgacaacgtGGACGACTGTGCCTCTTCCCCGTGTGCCAACGGCGGCACCTGCCGGGACGGCGTGAATGAGTATTCCTGCACCTGCCCCCCCGGGTACACGGGCAGGAACTGCAGCGCCCCCATCAGCAGGTGTGAGCACGCACCCTGCCACAACGGGGCCACCTGCCACGAGCGGGCCCTCCGCTACCTGTGCGAGTGCGCCCGAGGCTACGGGGGCCCCAACTGCCAGTTCCTGCTTCCCGAGCTGCCCCCGGGCCCCGTGGTGGTGGACCTCACCGAGCAGTACGTGGAGGGCCAAGCCGGCCCGTTCCCCTGGGTGGCCGTCGGCGCGGGCGTGGTCCTCGTCCTCACGCTGCTCCTGGGCTGCGCCGCCGCCGTGGTCTGCGTGCGGCTGAGGCTGCAGAAGCGCCGGCCGCCCGCCGACCCCTGCCCGGCGGAGGCGGAGACCATGAATAACCTGGCCAACCGCCAGCGGGAGAAGGACGTCTCTGTCAGCGTCATCGGGGCCACACAGATCAAGAACACCAACGAGAAGGCGGACCTGCACACGGAGCCCGGCGCCGAGAAGAACAGCCTCAAGGCTTGCGGCCCCGCCGTGGGCTGTAAGCTGCTGCAGGGCCGCAAGGGTGCCGCTGCCCCTGGGGAGCCCCCCAGCCAGCGCGATGCCAAGTGCCAGCCCCAGGGCTCTGCGGGGGAGGAGAAGAGTGCCCCGACCCTCCGGGG TGGAGAAGCAGCTGAAAGAAAAAGGCCGGACTCTGTGTACTCCACTTCGAAAGACACAAAGTACCAGTCGGTGTACGTCATATCCGAGGAGAAGGACGAGTGTGTCATCGCAACTGAG GTGTAA
- the DLL1 gene encoding delta-like protein 1 isoform X1, with product MGRRCALALAVLSALLCQVWSSGVFELKLQEFVNKKGLLGNRNCCRGGAGPPPCACRTFFRVCLKHYQASVSPEPPCTYGSAVTPVLGVDSFSLPDGTGADPAFSNPIRFPFGFTWPGTFSLIIEALHTDSPDDLATENPERLISRLATQRHLTVGEEWSQDLHSSGRTDLKYSYRFVCDEHYFGEGCSVFCRPRDDAFGHFTCGERGEKVCNPGWKGQYCTEPICLPGCDEQHGFCDKPGECKCRVGWQGRYCDQCIRYPGCLHGTCQQPWQCNCQEGWGGLFCNQDLNYCTHHKPCKNGATCTNTGQGSYTCSCRPGYTGANCETEVDECSASPCRNGGSCTDLENSYSCTCPPGFYGRICELSAMVCADGPCFNGGRCSDNPKGGYTCRCPGGFSGFNCEKKMDSCSSSPCSNGAQCVDLGDAYVCRCQAGFSGRHCDDNVDDCASSPCANGGTCRDGVNEYSCTCPPGYTGRNCSAPISRCEHAPCHNGATCHERALRYLCECARGYGGPNCQFLLPELPPGPVVVDLTEQYVEGQAGPFPWVAVGAGVVLVLTLLLGCAAAVVCVRLRLQKRRPPADPCPAEAETMNNLANRQREKDVSVSVIGATQIKNTNEKADLHTEPGAEKNSLKACGPAVGCKLLQGRKGAAAPGEPPSQRDAKCQPQGSAGEEKSAPTLRGGEAAERKRPDSVYSTSKDTKYQSVYVISEEKDECVIATEV from the exons ATGGGCCGGCGGTGCGCCCTGGCTCTCGCCGTGCTCTCGGCCCTGCTGTGCCAG GTCTGGAGCTCCGGGGTGTTCGAGCTGAAGCTGCAGGAGTTCGTCAACAAGAAGGGGCTGCTGGGGAACCGCAACTGCTGCCGCGGGGGCGCGGGGCCGCCGCCGTGCGCCTGCAGGACTTTCTTCCGCGTGTGCCTCAAGCACTACCAGGCCAGCGTGTCCCCCGAGCCTCCCTGCACCTACGGCAGCGCCGTCACGCCGGTGCTGGGCGTCGACTCCTTCAGCCTCCCGGACGGCACGGGCGCGGACCCCGCCTTCAGCAACCCCATCCGCTTCCCCTTTGGCTTCACCTGGCCG GGAACCTTCTCTCTGATCATTGAAGCTCTCCACACTGATTCTCCTGATGACCTCGCAACag AGAACCCGGAAAGACTCATCAGCCGCCTGGCCACGCAGAGGCACCTGACGGTGGGCGAGGAGTGGTCCCAGGACCTGCACAGCAGCGGCCGCACAGACCTCAAGTATTCCTACCGGTTTGTGTGTGACGAACACTACTTTGGGGAGGGCTGCTCCGTCTTCTGCCGCCCCCGCGACGACGCCTTCGGCCACTTCACCtgcggggagagaggggagaaagtCTGCAACCCTGGCTGGAAAGGCCAGTACTGCACTGAGC CCATCTGCTTGCCGGGGTGCGATGAGCAGCATGGGTTTTGTGACAAGCCCGGGGAATGCAA GTGCAGAGTGGGCTGGCAGGGCCGGTACTGTGACCAGTGCATTCGGTACCCCGGCTGTCTCCACGGCACCTGCCAGCAGCCCTGGCAATGCAACTGCCAGGAAGGCTGGGGGGGTCTTTTCTGCAACCAGG ACCTGAACTACTGCACACACCATAAGCCCTGCAAGAATGGGGCCACCTGCACCAACACGGGCCAGGGAAGCTACACTTGCTCTTGCAGGCCTGGGTACACGGGGGCCAACTGTGAGACGGAGGTGGACGAGTGCAGTGCCAGCCCCTGCAGGAATGGAGGGAGCTGCACG GACCTCGAGAACAGCTACTCCTGCACCTGCCCGCCTGGCTTCTACGGCAGGATCTGCGAGCTGAGTGCCATGGTGTGTGCCGACGGCCCCTGCTTCAACGGGGGACGGTGCTCGGACAACCCCAAGGGAGGGTACACCTGCCGCTGCCCTGGGGGCTTCTCTGGCTTTAACTGTGAGAAGAAAATGGATTCCTGCAGTTCCTCACCCTGTTCCAATG GTGCACAGTGCGTAGACCTTGGCGATGCTTACGTCTGCCGCTGCCAGGCCGGCTTCTCTGggaggcattgtgatgacaacgtGGACGACTGTGCCTCTTCCCCGTGTGCCAACGGCGGCACCTGCCGGGACGGCGTGAATGAGTATTCCTGCACCTGCCCCCCCGGGTACACGGGCAGGAACTGCAGCGCCCCCATCAGCAGGTGTGAGCACGCACCCTGCCACAACGGGGCCACCTGCCACGAGCGGGCCCTCCGCTACCTGTGCGAGTGCGCCCGAGGCTACGGGGGCCCCAACTGCCAGTTCCTGCTTCCCGAGCTGCCCCCGGGCCCCGTGGTGGTGGACCTCACCGAGCAGTACGTGGAGGGCCAAGCCGGCCCGTTCCCCTGGGTGGCCGTCGGCGCGGGCGTGGTCCTCGTCCTCACGCTGCTCCTGGGCTGCGCCGCCGCCGTGGTCTGCGTGCGGCTGAGGCTGCAGAAGCGCCGGCCGCCCGCCGACCCCTGCCCGGCGGAGGCGGAGACCATGAATAACCTGGCCAACCGCCAGCGGGAGAAGGACGTCTCTGTCAGCGTCATCGGGGCCACACAGATCAAGAACACCAACGAGAAGGCGGACCTGCACACGGAGCCCGGCGCCGAGAAGAACAGCCTCAAGGCTTGCGGCCCCGCCGTGGGCTGTAAGCTGCTGCAGGGCCGCAAGGGTGCCGCTGCCCCTGGGGAGCCCCCCAGCCAGCGCGATGCCAAGTGCCAGCCCCAGGGCTCTGCGGGGGAGGAGAAGAGTGCCCCGACCCTCCGGGG TGGAGAAGCAGCTGAAAGAAAAAGGCCGGACTCTGTGTACTCCACTTCGAAAGACACAAAGTACCAGTCGGTGTACGTCATATCCGAGGAGAAGGACGAGTGTGTCATCGCAACTGAG GTGTAA